The sequence gctccgctatacacacattatacacacacgcagctccgctatacacacattatacacacacacagctctgctatacacacattatacacacacagctccgctatacacacattatacacacacacacagctccgctatacacatattatacacacacacacacagctccgctatacacacattatacacacacacagctccgctatacacacattatacacacacagctcctctatacacacattatacacacagctccgctatacacacattatacacacacagctccgctatacacacatcatacacacacagctccgctatacacacattatacacacacacagctccgctatacacacattatacacacacacagctccgctatacacacattatacacacacagctccgctatacacacattatacacacacacagctccgctatacacacattatacacacacacagctccgctatacacacattatacacacacagctccgctatacacacattatacacacagctccgctatacacacattatacacacacagctccgctatacacacattatacacacacacagctccgctatacacacattatacacacacacagctccgctatacacacattatacacacacagctccgctatacacacattatacacacacacagctccgctatacacacattatacacacacacagctctgctatacacacattatacacacacacagctccgctatacacacattatacacacacacagctctgctatacacacattatacacacacacagctccgctatacacacattatacacacacagctccgctatacacacattatacacacacacagctccgctatacacacattatacacacacacagctccgctatacacacattatacacacacagctctgctatacacacattatacacacacacagctccgctatacacacattatacacacacgcagctccgctatacacacattatacacacacacagctctgctatacacacattatacacacacagctctgctgcagacTCTCTGTACATCCTGAGGTAACGCTGAACCCTCTGAGCAGAGAATCCTGTCAGACCTGGACATGTGACCCCATGACTCCTCCCACACCcggggctggtcacatgactatgacatcatcacaggtcctgtatgtggaggcggctgtgcaggaggaggtgaggggtCGCTGTGGATATAATGCCATTAACCCCCTCATTACCACAATTTCTTATTAATGAGATGTGTATCTGGTGTCTCTGGACCCGTCCTGTTTGTTTCTTTTTCATTTCTATcattcaggctgcgttcacacttggCATTTCCACATGTTACATTGCCTCCGGCTACTCTggaagcgtttttcttcattgctggaagtgtaagcggctgagttaacattttcacagctgcttactgttacagcaatgaagaaaaacgcttccAGAGTAGCCAAACACTTTGTaacatttgaaaacgcatgcgaaacgccacatgtgaacgagCCCTCAGTAAGATATAAAGACTGAAGATGGTGTGTGCATAAGACTAAGGATCTTATATATAGAATTAAAGGCAGTGCAAATTAGTTTTATTTATCAGAAATTGCTTTGTGAACACAGTGTGGTACCAGGACCACGGCTTGTGGGGGAGGCCTCTATGGAACCTGATTGAAATCGGATAAAAAATGTTAGTGTTTGTAACCTAGGACATAAATGTGGTAACATCTTATAATGAGATGATGAGCAAGTGCCATGATTCTTTTGTTTTGGTTTGTGTTAATTATATTATGTGCTTCCAACACCCCCCACcatcaaaaaaaaaaccctgatgtaAATGGGAAGATAAAAACTTACAACATTTAgaattaaatggaaaaaaatggctCAATCTTGAGGGCCAAAACTGTCATTTTCTTTCACTGAAAATTCATAATATTAACCTCTCAGATGCAGTGGTCACATCTGATCTATCTTCTTTGTATTCAGGTTTCTATATTTCAGAATCTTAACAATGGTAAATGAAAGGGACAAGAAGGTGGAGAGAATcatccagctcaccctagagattctcttctatattactggagaggtgagagattgtgatgaggtcacatgacatcattatctatgggaataacagatgataggactggagaggtgagagattctggaaatgtatggagggagatttatcaatgtgtctctccataaccaggattacacagtagtgaagaagacctctagtgggcgctgtcaggcccctgtgtatgaaggacgggggagaaccctgagcccaatcccggctcctccacctcaccccctgatacatgatgacatcaatgagcagaagatcctagaagtcacccacaagatgatggagctgctgactggagaggtgacactgctgggaatgctgggacattatacagtaacgctatgaagggatcggggtgatgacgggatcattgtgtgtgtcaggttcctataaggtgtcaggatgtggctgtctatttctccatggaggagtgggagtatttagaaggacacaaagatgtgtacaaggacgtcatgatggaggaccaccagcccctcacatcagcaggtaatagacaggactaaatccacacgtcctttcattatctgtatggaaagaaggaattcagtctctggatgtttcctacaggtagatccagtaagagaacatcaccggagagatgtcccagtcctcttcttctaccacaggattgttcagaggagaaatatgtcccacaggatcatcaggtagatggagataagACTTCATATTCTTTGATCTGTGAAGGTCTTAGGTTAAGTCTGGTTTTTAGTAAACTGAAGATGAGCATAGACATTAGATGGTGCCTGCAGTTTATCTTAGTATCTGGAGGCTGCTGGTTGGAATAAAGAAGCATCATGGTGAGTTTATGGTGGAGACTTGCAGCTATGTGTCTGATATCTCCTCTTCTCAGGTCGAATTTGTTTATTGTGATAATAACTTACTTTTCCTTATCATGTAAGGTCTGACTTTTTTTGTACCaggatgaagatgtgaagaatattactgCTCCAGAGACATATATGAGGGGCGATGAGCGTAAGGGGcataaggaggagattcctacaggtaattGCTCAAGTGAGTAATAACCGCTATTTCTATTCTTTATGCCAGAATTTGCAAGTTTTTACAGATCAATGTTTATTCTTGGCAGAtgacagcagcaggagctcagagCGATGTCTAATATCTTCAGATTTTACAACAGAAGATTGTGAAGTCATTCAAAACGCACGCGAAGAGGAAGATCCGTGCTCAGCCCTTGACAGCAAAGATCTGTCATTTGTTTCTTCAGTGTATGTACCATCTTCTGATTCATTAAAGACTCAGAAGGAAAATAAAGTTCACAGAAGAAATGTTGAACAACAAAGAATTCACGTggaggagaagccattttcatgttcagaatgtgggaaatattaTACTCTAAAGTcaaatcttgttagacatcagcgAATTCACACAGcgcagaagccattttcatgttcagaatgtgaaaaATCCTATAATaataaatcagatcttgttatacatgagagaactcacacaggggaaaagccattttcatgttcagaatgtgggaaaagttttaatcagaaatcaaatcttattatacatcagagaagtcacacaggggagaaaccatattCATGTTCGGGatgcgggaaatgttttactcaaaaaGGCCATCtcgttaaacatgagagaattcacacaggggagaatccattctcgtgttcagaatgtggaaaatgttttaatcagaaatcagatcttgttatacatcagagaagtcacacaggggagaagccatattcatgttcaggATGCGGGAAAAGTTTTACTCAAAAAGGTCATctggttaaacatcagagaatttacccaggggagaaaccatttatttgctcagaatgtgggaaatgttttgctctcAAATGTAATTTTGTTGCCCATCAGCAAATTCACACAGAAGggaagccattctcatgttcagaatgtgggaaatgttggaGCAATTATGCAAGtcttgtaagacatcagagaattcacacaggagagaagccattctcatgttcgcagtgtgggaaatgttttaatcagaGATCAACTCTTTAtgaccatcagagaactcacacaggggagaagccattctcatgcttacaatgtgggaaatgttttaatcagaAATCAACTCTTCATGAACATCAGAAAATTCATACAAAGAATAAGCCATTTTAATGCCCGTaatttgaaaaacattttaatcTTTTGGTTCACATACAGTGGAAAAGCAAATAATGTCACTCTATGAAATATTTCGGCAACAAATCACAACTTTCTCACACCATAAGAAGCAGCCATTTAGTTTGTAGTATTGACAGCTCGCTGGGGCCTCCGCTGGTCGTTCCTGTTGTGCTCCCAGCAGTGACTTTAACACGTGACTACTGTCCTCCAGAAGACTCTGACTAGTCATACACtgcctggaaaaaaaaatagtcatatattttcatatatctTACTCTATTCTCAAGTACAGGCAGTCACTTGCAGACGACACCTAGATGCAAATGGACAAGGAAATGTTCTGTATGTAgggaatttactgaactttaaccACAGGCTGAAACGGACTATATAAGTTACGGAAGATGTCTGCAAAGAAGCTTTACTCTccctgttcccatgacagcccaaAATTGTCTCATGGATGAAAAAATACCTAACTCCAGACCTTTCTTGTTTGTAACCAGGAACTGCCATGACAAATGAATATCAGTAAAGGAGAATGTGATTGTTCTGTATTTGTATGTTTCCTCGGAATCTGCATGTAATACATCAGGATCTTTGTGCAGATTTCATGTTGGGATCAGAGAAATACTCCTTTCCACACTTAGTTTTCTTCATGTCACTTTCTATCGATGAAGTCTGTGTACCTGGTAACCTCATAGATTGTGAAACTGATGTGATCTCTAGTGAATTTCACTGATGTAAATCTGCGCAGATAATCTGCTGGAAATGCAAATCTAAAGGTTattccatattttattttttaattgaaggAAAAATAAACATTTCTAATATCAATTTCTTTGAAATGTTGATGATTGCTTTTCTTTAGCCATTTTTAGTTGATCCCTGTGGTGATAAAATCAAAACTATGTGAGAAAGCTCTAAAATTCTTCTGCTATTCTAAAAACAGGCCGGAGGCCAGGGCAACAAACACCAGCAGGGCTCACCCAGGCCCCCTCATAAAATTATTAGTGTGTAGAGGAAAGCCCATTAACCAGTTGAACTATAGCTAATGGCCTACTTCGTAAAGGTCACAGGTACAAATCCCCATCTTGATTTATAGATAGAAGAAAAATGTGGCATAATCCATATTTCAACTTCACAAATGTCCCTAATAATTACAGATAGGCTTCTGCAGTGAATGTCAAAGGCTAAGAGGTGGCTTCACTAGAACAGAAGACAATTACATAATTTCTAAATTACTACTACTGAAATCATCATGTGTAGTACTGTATGTATGCGTGCGGGACATTATTAGGGGAAAGATGGAATTAAAACCAAGTGTATAGGATGTCTACAGGACAAGATATCAGCCAAGGTTTGTTTTCAACTGCTAGTGATAAACCAGGCCTTATGGGGTCTTTACAAGCACGGGGGCCGTCATTGAGTATGAGAATCATTTTAGATGAAAATCATTGTCACGGGTGCGCCCTTGTACCTCCATGTCCCCCATTGGGGTTTGATAGTCTGACTCACCCGTCCGTAATTGCCATTGGCTGACTGCTGacttgtgcctcatagccttagagaaagcttcatgTTGTGACTCCTGCGATTACCCGTTGTGACCTCTGTTTCCGTTCCTGGATTCGATTCTCTGCTAACTGCCTCGACCatctgctacatccccgactccgatccctTGCCGACTGTCCTCACCTCATGCCTGACTACGATTCTGATTCTTCCTGCGGTTCctatacctcgccttggccactaccacaagcaaagtcgcacctgtagaGCGGCCTGGTGGTAtctcgccacagcaagtccaaccctctttgcggcgggctctggtgaataccagttGCCACTTACACTCTGCTCCCAAGTGTTCATTTACGTCATCGCTTGCGGTGGTTCAGTTTGTCCACCACCAccgaccctgacagtaagattcggccatggatcctgccaaggttcCTCTACCCGAACTGGCTGACCTCACCACCATCGTGGCTCAGTAGTCCAAGCAGATTGACGTGCAGGGCCAGCAACAAGTTGTGGCATTGCACAAGGAAAGACTCATTTTATGTGCTACCTCGGTCTACATCCTCTGTTCTACCGGGCCTTTTGTGGTTGCAACGTCACGCTCCTGTactcaactggcagactgggaaAGTTCTTTGTTGGGGACTGGAATGCCCGTCGCCCTGTCATCCTGTGTCCACCAAGTCTTCACCGGTGTCCTCCAAGCTCCTGATGGGTCTTCCCACTTCATatatggactttgctgatgtcttctctaTTTGAAGGACAATCTGAAGAAGgggttcatacgcaagtcctttTCCCCTGCCGGTGCTGGTTTCCTCTTAGTGGCCAAGAAGGACAGTTCACTCTGTCCATACATAGACTATCACGGTCTTAACAAAATTACGGTGAAGAACTGCTACCCACTGGCCCTGATCATGGAACTCTTCGACCGCTTACGTtgagccaaggtcttcaccaaattagacctacGTGGGTCATACAATCTCATCTGCATCCGTGAAGGCGATGGGTGGAAGAttgccttcaatactcgtgatggacactttgagtatctTGTCATGCCATTTGGACACTGTAACACACCAGCCATATTCCAGGAGTTTGACAACAACATTTTTACAaacttgctatatacctgtgtcgtggtctacccgGAAGATATCCCGGTGTTCCATGCGGACCTCGAGTCCCATTAGGCTCAAGTACGACTAGTCAGACGGCCAATCACCTGTATGCCAAGTTCGAGAAGGGCCTATTCCAtcaaaagagtcttcctttccttggGTATATcgtctctgacaagggactacagatggatcccatgTGTCTGCGTTCCTTCAGTGGCCTCTAAGTGGGACTTCGGGTCATCCAGAGATTCCTAGGCTTCGCTAATTACTACCagcagttcataccacatttttcctcccttgtgtctcccattgtggtgctGAACAAGAAGAATGTTGCTCCTTAGCTCTGGCGGCTGAAGAatctttctccaagctgaagtccgCCTTTTCCTTTGCTCTTGTACTCACTCGGCCTGATACGGAGAAACCCTTCCTGCTAGAAGTTGACGCCTCCTTGGTAGGAGCTGgtgccgttctcacccagaaagggtccAGAGGCCAAACTCTCACTTGTGGCTGTTTCTCGAAAAACCTTCTCAGCCgcagagaggaactactccataggagacagggagcttctggtcatAAAGCTTCGttttggaagaatggcgttatcttctggaaagAGCTCGTCATCCAGTCTATCTATATTGATCACAAGAATatcctatatctccagactgctcagcgtcttAATCCGAGAGGctcgttggtccctcttcttctctcaTTTTAACTTCCTGATCCCTTTCCATCCAGCAGAGAAAAATGTCAAAGCCAATGACCTCTCTCATGCGTCCAATGTAATTGGGAACGAACCACCTCCTCGACATTTCGTTCCTCCAGCGGCTTGTTGTTGCcgcttgtcaggctccaggggcagtGGACCAACTGGACCACCGAGGAcgttagccaacacctgggaccggaatctaagaggcacccggttttcaccagaacccgccgcaaagcgggtttgtcttgctgcggcgtggtaccaccaagtcgttccacaggtgcgaccttgTCCACTGTGGCAGCCAAAGCGAGGCACAgacgtggtcggggacaggcacgaggtcgagacaggcagcacaggatcaacgtcaggaacaaagcaggaggtcaggacaggcagcagggagttaaggtcaggaacggaaccggggtcactaCGGGAAATCAGCAAACAGACACTAGGCAACGAcacaagctttctcagaggcatatagcacaaagatccagcagggcgaacagggagaggctggtttataTAGCATTATGGGAAAATGgtcagcaccaattaatggcgtgctggccctttaaatctttgcgcgTCCTAGGAGTGGGGACAGGTAAGAGAAGCGGGCACGGCGCCAGCGAGGAGAagggggcacaggtgagcccacgacccgagAGGTCGCGTGAGCACCCATGACACCGCTCCTTTGGATCTACAGCGAATTCCTCCTGtcaagacctatgtccgacctgctcttcggaagaggatactaaccTGGTAACCATTGCTCTTGTCTGGCTGGGCACCCGAAATAAGTCGTCACGTCTTAAGCCAGTAGGTCTGCTCCTGCCACTGCCTATATCCAGTTGTTGTTTTCTCCACATCATccagcttcatggacttcctcagcacatTGTCTTGGACCGAGGGGCCAAGTTTGTTTCTAgtttctggcgttctttatgcaTCCAACTTCAAGTAAAGCTGGACTTCTTCTCTGCTTATCATGCACAGTCAAATGGGCAAGTGGACAGAGTCAATCAGATTCTAGGCTGCTATCTACGGCACTTTGTTTCCACACAACAGAACGACTGGTCCACCCTGTTACCTTGGAAGGAGTTCTCCTATAATTctttggactctgaatctgctggTGCCGCTCCCTTCTTTATTGTTTATGGACGACATCAACGCCCACCTCTTCCTTCTCTACTTCGTGCATCAACCCGCACCAGAACCCAGGCCAACAAGAGACACAGTTCTCCTCCAGTCGTCTCTccgggtgataaagtgtggctgtcctccagagAAGTCCGGCTAAAgattcccagctataaacttggtcctTGTTTTCTGGGTCCATTCGAGGTACTTAAGCGCATTAACCCCGTGGCTAACAAGCTTCATCTTccttccaccatgcgcatcctaaactccttccatgtctcgcttttaaagcctgtcatcctgaaatgCTTCTCCTCCCAAGTACCTCCTCTTACTTCTGATTCCAACCAATGTCTTTGAAgtaaaggagatcctggacatgaagttGGTTGAAGGGAACTGGTTCTTTCTAattgattggaaggggttcgggaaagagctggaggggcccactcgggcccccggatcaattgtaacagtgtcgctttaagacactggtacaaacgATCCCCTTCCGGCTGATGTTGTTTTCTGGCTTTATGCTGCGctcgtcgggagcgcagcatagaggcagagtcTGAAGCTCACCTGTCCTCATTCCCCCGAAGCTGTGCTCCACGCGGTATGCAACGGCTCTGAAGCTGGTGCACATAATGActtcatcggatcacgtgtgacggcttcagagccggcgcgtacagcATGCCGAAAGATGGCGTCTGTTCCTGCACTGCTTTGGGGGAacgagggggggcagtgtagctggaggggggagggggatacagtgtgtctacaggtgGGGAGAGGctacagtgtagctggagggggaggtggcagtgtagctggagggatacagtgtgtctacagggggagggggcagtgtagctggaggggggcagtggagagggagggggcagtgtagctggaggggggcagtggagagggagggggcagtgtagctggaggggtgatacagtgtgtctacagggggaggggggcagtggatggggagggggcagtgtagctggagggggtgatacagtgtgtctacagggggaggggggcggtgtagctggagggggggatacagtggGTCTACAGGTGGGAGGGGGGCAGTctagctggaggggggggggggaatcaacccaaagaatgaagaggaagtgtcatttggagcgcagaataaaacctgtaaaaacaaagcctacAGGAATATGCCACAAAGGTTTttctttgtcaatttcactgtacTTTCCAGTACATATGGAATAttagtacaatttgtcccgcagataacaagcatcgcacatctctgtaaacatgaagggagtaaaaaactgaaacgcaaaaaacgaaaaagggccgagTCTTGTAAGGGTTAActcaatattttgttgcacaaCCGTATGAGGCAATTGCTGAAATCACACAATTTCTGTAATATCATCTCCTCATGAGATGCTCCATTG comes from Engystomops pustulosus chromosome 6, aEngPut4.maternal, whole genome shotgun sequence and encodes:
- the LOC140065432 gene encoding uncharacterized protein, translated to MFPTGRSSKRTSPERCPSPLLLPQDCSEEKYVPQDHQDEDVKNITAPETYMRGDERKGHKEEIPTGNCSNDSSRSSERCLISSDFTTEDCEVIQNAREEEDPCSALDSKDLSFVSSVYVPSSDSLKTQKENKVHRRNVEQQRIHVEEKPFSCSECGKYYTLKSNLVRHQRIHTAQKPFSCSECEKSYNNKSDLVIHERTHTGEKPFSCSECGKSFNQKSNLIIHQRSHTGEKPYSCSGCGKCFTQKGHLVKHERIHTGENPFSCSECGKCFNQKSDLVIHQRSHTGEKPYSCSGCGKSFTQKGHLVKHQRIYPGEKPFICSECGKCFALKCNFVAHQQIHTEGKPFSCSECGKCWSNYASLVRHQRIHTGEKPFSCSQCGKCFNQRSTLYDHQRTHTGEKPFSCLQCGKCFNQKSTLHEHQKIHTEEKPFSCSECGKYYTLKSSLVRHQRIHTAQKPFSCSECGKCFINKSDLVIHERTHTGEKPYSCSECGKCFINKSYLIIHQRGHTGEKPYSCSGCGKSFTQKGHLVKHERIHTGENPFICLECGKCFTHKCNFDSHQQIHTEGKPFSCSECGKCWSNYASLVRHQRIHTGEKPFSCSQCGKCFTQRSTLYDHQRIHTGEKPFSCSQCGKCFNQRSILYDHRRTHTGEKPFSCLQCGKCFNQKSTFYEHQKIHTKKKPFSCP